In the Ovis aries strain OAR_USU_Benz2616 breed Rambouillet chromosome 18, ARS-UI_Ramb_v3.0, whole genome shotgun sequence genome, TAGTCCCGCGGAACCCTTGCGGGTATTCCGACGGTCGGGTTAAGCGGAGGAGGCACAGCAGGGTGCAGCCACTTCTGTCCTGCACAGGCCTCGCTCGGAGCTCCCAGGCCCTGCTTGCTCTGCGGGGATCGCGGCGGGGAGCCCGGTGGAGGTACTAGGGAAGGGACGAAAGTGCACATCTTTCTCCGGGTAGGGCGAACAGACAGAAAGGGAGAACAGACAaccagaaaactgaagaaaagacAACGAGATCGGGCCCCGCGGGGCTCGGCCGCCGCGGGGCAGGGCGCATGGGGAGTGGGTGGCGGCCGCTGGCTCACCTCTCGCTCCCTCGCAGACCCAGGATCCGGCCGGCAGCCCTCGCTGCGCCCGCACGTGCACAAACAGACCGAGAAGACAACCCGCGTGCGAACCGTGCTGAACGAGAAGCAGCTGCACACTCTGCGGACGTGCTACGCCGCCAACCCGCGGCCCGACGCGCTCATGAAGGAGCAGCTGGTGGAGATGACCGGCCTGAGCCCGCGGGTCATCCGCGTCTGGTTCCAGAACAAGCGGTGCAAGGACAAGAAGAAATCCATCCTCATGAAAcaactgcagcagcagcagcacaacgACAAGACGGTGAGCGTCGGGGAGCTGGAGGTCGGGTCGGGGAGCTGGAGGTCGGGTCGGGGAGCTGGAGGTCGGGTCGGGTGGAGCTTTGGGTTCGCGCGCCGCATCGCTCCCTTTTCTGGGCCGGCTCTCGGGAGATCCAGGGCGGAACTGTTTCCTCCAAATAGCGTGTCTTTGTGCTTTCAGAGCGAGGCTTACCTTGGGGTTGGAAGGCACCTTAATTATTGTATCTGAGGTCAGGTCTTCCCCAGACCCAGCGGTAGATCGGAGTTGGGGTCGGGGGCTCAGTTCGGAGCCCAAGGCAGCCTGGTTTTGAGCTCCAGCATGTAGGGGCGGGTTGTGTCGATCTCAGCGGGACTCAGTTTGAACACTTTCCCTCTGCAAACCCGGAGAGGGGGTGGAATGCAGCCCTCGCGTTTTGTTCCCTTGCGGTGTTGGCTTCCAGCACTGACTGGCCCGTGGTGGCTGTTTTGGGGCCCGGGGTGTCTTCCAGTGGAGAAGGCAGGCTCACTCGGCTGCTGCGGACAAGTGCATGCCTCCCCAAACAGTTTCAGGCTCCAAATCATGTGCCAGGGCCTGGGGTCCCGGTCTCAAAGGTGGCGGGAAACGCAAGACCTAATTCTTCTGCCTCCCCTCTTCTGCTTGTTCCGCAGAGTCTCCAGGGACTGACCGGGACGCCCCTGGTGGCAGGCAGCCCCATCCGCCACGAGAGCGCGGTGCAGGGCAGTGCAGTCGAGGTGCAGACGTACCAGCCGCCGTGGAAAGCGCTCAGCGAGTTCGCACTCCAGAGTGACCTGGATCAACCCGCCTTCCAGCAGCTGGTGAGGACCTGCTCTACCCGCCCGGACGGCTGGACTccgggggaggtggggtggaTTTAGTCACTTAACcaaggtgggaaggggtggggggctTTCAGGGGAAcaggggctgggagaaggggGAGGTTGGTAGCTGTAACCGCACCCGGCCCATAATTGGTTCTAAACCAGGTCTCCCTGGATTAAAGCACCGGGAGGAGAGGTCGAGGGATTAACCCACCCGTGCCCCCACCCGCCCTAATACTCCTGCCTGGGGGCCGGGCGACTTCTCCAAGGGCACGCTCCCACCCGAAGACTTGTCCCAAGGATACCTTAGGGAGCTGGCGGCCCGGGAAAACCAGCTCGGGCACGTCTTCACCCGCTCCTTGCCGGTGTCTCCCATGCCCCAGGTCTCCTTTTCTGAGTCCGGCTCCCTAGGCAACTCCTCCGGCAGCGACGTGACCTCTCTGTCCTCGCAGCTCCCGGACACCCCCAACAGCATGGTGCCGAGTCCCGTGGAGACGTGAGGGGGGGACCCTTCCCCGCCAGCCCGCGGACCTCGCATGCTCCCTGCATGAGACTCACCCATGCTCAGGCCATACCAGCTCCGAAAACTCTCTCGCCTTTGTAACTATGATTGTTGTTATTTAAAGAGAGAAAGGACTGAGAGAGGAGGTCGGGACAGCCAAAATCGCCTGGACGCAACCTGCTTTCACCAGACTGGAGAGCCCCGCTCCGAGgacttttatttttacaaaaccaGAATTTGGGTTGACTAGCGTTAGctctgccctctcctctccctcgGTCCGCGGCGCCCCCAGTCCACGTACCCACCGGTGCGTGGAGCTCGCGCGGGGTAGGTCCCGCGCC is a window encoding:
- the ISL2 gene encoding insulin gene enhancer protein ISL-2; its protein translation is MVDIIFHYPFLGTMGDHSKKKPGTAMCVGCGSQIHDQFILRVSPDLEWHAACLKCAECSQYLDETCTCFVRDGKTYCKRDYVRLFGIKCAKCQVGFSSSDLVMRARDSVYHIECFRCSVCSRQLLPGDEFSLREHELLCRADHGLLLERAAAGSPRSPGPLPGARGLHLPDPGSGRQPSLRPHVHKQTEKTTRVRTVLNEKQLHTLRTCYAANPRPDALMKEQLVEMTGLSPRVIRVWFQNKRCKDKKKSILMKQLQQQQHNDKTSLQGLTGTPLVAGSPIRHESAVQGSAVEVQTYQPPWKALSEFALQSDLDQPAFQQLVSFSESGSLGNSSGSDVTSLSSQLPDTPNSMVPSPVET